The Mauremys mutica isolate MM-2020 ecotype Southern chromosome 1, ASM2049712v1, whole genome shotgun sequence genome has a segment encoding these proteins:
- the LOC123355264 gene encoding killer cell lectin-like receptor subfamily F member 1, giving the protein MLRTTCTENTTSSGESPCTGMAISGLMDDLCEDREGRTECLLCPTGWMLHSGRCYYFSEQSGIWDASMRNCSGRKSQLLVVEDEAEMAFIATRTEKKYFWIGLNFQEKEGRWMWLGDSQLEGHRLSLVMVNGTGDGKNCSAFNKEKLHPEKCPNLHRWICKKNATTLAPWNTPEHETPSLVG; this is encoded by the exons ATGCTCAGGACAACCTGCACTGAAAACACTACATCTTCAGGGGAATCTCCATGCACAGGGATGGCAATCAGTGGATTAATGGACGATCTGTGTGAAGATAGAGAGG gaagAACCGAGTGTCTGCTCTGCCCCACAGGGTGGATGCTGCACAGCGGGAGATGTTACTATTTCTCAGAGCAGTCGGGGATCTGGGATGCCAGTATGCGAAATTGTTCAGGCAGGAAATCCCAGCTGCTTGTTGTTGAAGATGAGGCTGAGATG GCATTTATAGCAACCAGAacagaaaagaaatatttctGGATTGGATTAAACTTTCAAGAGAAAGAGGGAAGATGGATGTGGCTTGGTGACTCCCAGTTAGAAGGGCACAGGCTGAGCTT GGTGATGGTAAATGGAACTGGAGATGGCAAGAATTGTTCTGCTTTCAACAAGGAGAAGTTACACCCTGAGAAATGCCCGAATTTACACAGATGGATCTGCAAGAAAAATGCAACCACACTGGCTCCCTGGAACACCCCAGAACATGAGACACCATCCCTTGTAGGATGA